In the genome of Vicia villosa cultivar HV-30 ecotype Madison, WI linkage group LG7, Vvil1.0, whole genome shotgun sequence, one region contains:
- the LOC131620651 gene encoding chaperone protein dnaJ 1, mitochondrial isoform X2 — MRRLTLLSPYRRHFLSSVASESLVDKGDSFRKFFSSHQSLLLSRTLFGCGFVTKKEEFRNSTFPLGYRYGQATAYSSTAERNYYQVLGVSENANQDEIKKAFRLLAKKYHPDANKNSPSAKRKFQDIREAYETLRDSKKRAEYDKMRVYGSENMEYSNNHDDAERFRNAYRTHFSDSFHNVFSEIFEEATTQFSQNIEVELSLTFSEAARGCTKHVSFDASVPCDYCYGQGYPQNATPTVCPTCRGLGRVTIPPFTSTCITCKGAGRVIKEFCLSCGGSGVIEGIKEVKVTIPPGVDSGDTIHVPEGGNAAGSGGRHGSLYIKIKVVEDPVFERDGADIYVESNISFTQAILGGKVEVPTLSGKMQINIPKGVQPGQLLAFRGKGLPKHGYFAFHGDQYVRFRINFPIAINERQRAILEEFAMEEIKEGSSSTFEGNWLYQQLSTG; from the exons ATGAGAAGGCTCACATTATTATCCCCG TATCGGCGCCATTTTCTCTCGTCCGTTGCTTCAGAATCTCTAGTTGATAAAGGAGATTCGTTCCGGAAATTCTTCTCCTCTCATCAATCGTTGTTGCTTTCACGAA CTTTATTCGGTTGCGGTTTTGTCACTAAAAAAGAGGAATTTCGAAATTCGACATTTCCACTGGGATATCGTTATGGTCAAGCTACAG CGTATTCTTCTACGGCAGAACGGAACTATTATCAGGTGCTTGGTGTTTCTGAAAATGCTAATCAGGATGAGATAAAGAAGGCGTTTCGCTTG CTTGCTAAAAAGTACCATCCAGATGCAAATAAGAATAGTCCATCGGCAAAGAGGAAGTTTCAAGATATAAGAGAAGCTTATGag ACATTGAGAGACTCTAAAAAGAGGGCAGAGTATGACAAG ATGCGTGTTTATGGTTCAGAGAATATGGAATATAGTAACAATCATGATGATGCAGAAAGGTTTAGAAATGCCTACCGTACTCATTTTTCTGATTCATTTCATAATGTATTTTCTGAG ATATTTGAAGAAGCAACAACTCAGTTCTCGCAAAATATAGAG GTGGAGTTATCTCTTACTTTCTCAGAAGCCGCAAGAGGATGCACCAAACATGTGTCATTTGATGCGTCAGTTCCCTGTGATTATTGCT ATGGGCAAGGATATCCACAAAATGCTACCCCAACAGTTTGTCCAACATGCAGGGGCTTAGGTCGA GTTACAATCCCACCATTTACATCAACATGCATTACTTGTAAAGGAGCTGGCCGCGTTATTAAG GAGTTTTGTTTGTCATGTGGAGGATCCGGGGTTATTGAAGGGATTAAAGAAGTTAAAGTTACTATACCACCAG GCGTTGATTCGGGAGATACCATCCATGTGCCAGAAGGTGGGAATGCTGCTGGAAGTGGTGGTCGACATGGAAGTTTATACATAAAAATAAAG GTGGTTGAGGATCCAGTCTTTGAGAGGGATGGTGCAGATATCTATGTGGAATCTAATATTAGCTTTACACAG GCTATTCTTGGTGGCAAAGTTGAGGTGCCTACTTTATCAGGGAAGATGCAAATAAAC ATACCTAAGGGTGTTCAGCCTGGACAGCTGCTAGCATTTAGAGGCAAAG GACTGCCAAAGCATGGGTATTTTGCATTTCATGGGGATCAGTATGTGCGTTTCCGTATAAACTTCCCCAT TGCAATCAATGAACGACAACGTGCTATACTTGAAGAATTTGCTATGGAGGAAATAAAGGAGGGAAGTAGTTCAACATTTGAAGGAAATTG GCTTTACCAGCAGCTATCTACTGGTTGA
- the LOC131620651 gene encoding chaperone protein dnaJ 1, mitochondrial isoform X1, which produces MRRLTLLSPYRRHFLSSVASESLVDKGDSFRKFFSSHQSLLLSRTLFGCGFVTKKEEFRNSTFPLGYRYGQATAYSSTAERNYYQVLGVSENANQDEIKKAFRLLAKKYHPDANKNSPSAKRKFQDIREAYETLRDSKKRAEYDKMRVYGSENMEYSNNHDDAERFRNAYRTHFSDSFHNVFSEIFEEATTQFSQNIEVELSLTFSEAARGCTKHVSFDASVPCDYCYGQGYPQNATPTVCPTCRGLGRVTIPPFTSTCITCKGAGRVIKEFCLSCGGSGVIEGIKEVKVTIPPGVDSGDTIHVPEGGNAAGSGGRHGSLYIKIKVVEDPVFERDGADIYVESNISFTQAILGGKVEVPTLSGKMQINIPKGVQPGQLLAFRGKGLPKHGYFAFHGDQYVRFRINFPIAINERQRAILEEFAMEEIKEGSSSTFEGNWWQQILEYSTSPKFMLELSMLILVLVFINKMLS; this is translated from the exons ATGAGAAGGCTCACATTATTATCCCCG TATCGGCGCCATTTTCTCTCGTCCGTTGCTTCAGAATCTCTAGTTGATAAAGGAGATTCGTTCCGGAAATTCTTCTCCTCTCATCAATCGTTGTTGCTTTCACGAA CTTTATTCGGTTGCGGTTTTGTCACTAAAAAAGAGGAATTTCGAAATTCGACATTTCCACTGGGATATCGTTATGGTCAAGCTACAG CGTATTCTTCTACGGCAGAACGGAACTATTATCAGGTGCTTGGTGTTTCTGAAAATGCTAATCAGGATGAGATAAAGAAGGCGTTTCGCTTG CTTGCTAAAAAGTACCATCCAGATGCAAATAAGAATAGTCCATCGGCAAAGAGGAAGTTTCAAGATATAAGAGAAGCTTATGag ACATTGAGAGACTCTAAAAAGAGGGCAGAGTATGACAAG ATGCGTGTTTATGGTTCAGAGAATATGGAATATAGTAACAATCATGATGATGCAGAAAGGTTTAGAAATGCCTACCGTACTCATTTTTCTGATTCATTTCATAATGTATTTTCTGAG ATATTTGAAGAAGCAACAACTCAGTTCTCGCAAAATATAGAG GTGGAGTTATCTCTTACTTTCTCAGAAGCCGCAAGAGGATGCACCAAACATGTGTCATTTGATGCGTCAGTTCCCTGTGATTATTGCT ATGGGCAAGGATATCCACAAAATGCTACCCCAACAGTTTGTCCAACATGCAGGGGCTTAGGTCGA GTTACAATCCCACCATTTACATCAACATGCATTACTTGTAAAGGAGCTGGCCGCGTTATTAAG GAGTTTTGTTTGTCATGTGGAGGATCCGGGGTTATTGAAGGGATTAAAGAAGTTAAAGTTACTATACCACCAG GCGTTGATTCGGGAGATACCATCCATGTGCCAGAAGGTGGGAATGCTGCTGGAAGTGGTGGTCGACATGGAAGTTTATACATAAAAATAAAG GTGGTTGAGGATCCAGTCTTTGAGAGGGATGGTGCAGATATCTATGTGGAATCTAATATTAGCTTTACACAG GCTATTCTTGGTGGCAAAGTTGAGGTGCCTACTTTATCAGGGAAGATGCAAATAAAC ATACCTAAGGGTGTTCAGCCTGGACAGCTGCTAGCATTTAGAGGCAAAG GACTGCCAAAGCATGGGTATTTTGCATTTCATGGGGATCAGTATGTGCGTTTCCGTATAAACTTCCCCAT TGCAATCAATGAACGACAACGTGCTATACTTGAAGAATTTGCTATGGAGGAAATAAAGGAGGGAAGTAGTTCAACATTTGAAGGAAATTG GTGGCAGCAAATTCTTGAATACTCGACGAGTCCAAAGTTTATGCTGGAACTATCTATGCTGATTTTAGTCCTAGTCTTCATTAACAAAATGTTGAGCTGA